A genomic region of Phragmites australis chromosome 2, lpPhrAust1.1, whole genome shotgun sequence contains the following coding sequences:
- the LOC133909839 gene encoding uncharacterized protein LOC133909839: MEQEEAGEAGVRKRKRDTDVGVEMGGGGGGAYEKDLLEEGCYEGIAEEAVEDVMRWLEAEISDAPAAAEADAGFVTINGNEESCGPSFSAAASTVMASVDTRAGAPPPSPVPWPWPQPQPQPLPEAAKQEEDVEMGEADEEWLAQLLTFGPALEVEGV; the protein is encoded by the coding sequence AtggagcaggaggaggcggGGGAGGCCGGCGTACGGAAGCGGAAGCGCGACACCGACGTGGGGGTGGAGatgggaggcggaggcggcggtgcgTACGAGAAGGACTTGCTGGAGGAGGGGTGCTACGAGGGCATcgcggaggaggcggtggaggatgTGATGCGGTGGCTGGAGGCGGAGATCTcggacgcgccggcggcggcggaggcggatgCGGGGTTCGTGACCATCAACGGCAACGAGGAGAGCTGCGGCCCGTCCTTCTCCGCCGCGGCGTCCACGGTCATGGCCTCCGTCGACACGCGCGCGGGGGCTCCGCCCCCGTCGCCCGTGCCCTGGCCGtggccgcagccgcagccgcagccgctccCGGAAGCGGCGAAGCAGGAGGAGGACGTGGAGATGGGCGAGGCCGACGAGGAGTGGCTGGCGCAGCTGCTGACCTTCGGGCCCGCGCTGGAAGTGGAAGGGGTTTAG